TTACAGAAGATAAAACTGTTTTTATTATCCAAAATGTTACTACAATAGGTATTAAAACAAATAATCCAGTTATAAATATAGTTCTTAATTTTTTCATCTTTTAAATTCCTTACTATAAGGTTGAGGTATATATTGAACAGATGGAATACCTGAAGGTTGAGGATATAAATCCATTAAAGCATAAACTTCTTCCGGCATATCTGTAGATATATTTAAACCAAGTTCTTTCAAATAATTAACTGTTAAAGGATAGTCATGAGTCCATTTTCCCTGAGATAATTCTGTTGCTATAAAATCAGCTTTTTCTTCAGAAAATCCTTTTTTCATTAAAATATGTTTTACCGTATCATGCATCTGTTTTAATGCTTTTTTACTCATATCTATTTTTACCAATGTTTGGTCATCTATATCCTTTGGCTCTTTTAATTGTTCTATTTTTACTATAGATGCAGCCGGCTCTTGACCAAGTTGTGGGTCAACAGGGCCTAAAACAGCAAAATGATCCATAACTATCTCATCTGCTGCCAATGCTATAAGTGTTCCTCCTGACATTGCATAGTGAGGCACTATAACTCTAACCTTTGCTTTATGTTCTGCTAAAGCATTTGCAATTTGTGTAGCAGCAAGAGCAAGTCCACCGGGAGTATGTATTATAAAATCAATAGGCATATTAGAAGGTGTAAGTCTTATAGCTCTAAGCACAGCTTCAGAATCTTCTATTGTTATCATTCTCATAAAGAAAAATCCAAATAAAGACCTACTTTCTTGCCTATGTATTAATGTTATTACCCTTGAGTTGTTTTTTGCTTCTATAGATTTTATAATCCTCTCCCTTGCCCATTGTAGAGTCTGAGCCTGTATTAAAGGAAATAAAAACATAAAGATAAATAAAAGCCAAAATAACTGATAAATAAAACCTACGCTTTCCATTTTACTCCTCCTTTAAAATCTTCCGGAGCTTTTCTTCTACTAATCTTATATCTTTTGTTTCTTCAAGTAATTTCATCAGATACTCATTATCTTCCATACCATTAATCACTTTTTTATAACTTCCATCTTTATATCCAAGTTCTTGTCTTAGATGGTTTAAAAGATTTTTTCCAATATATAAATTAAAAAGTTTTTCAAAGGTTATGCTATTTTTAACTAAAACTCCAAACCAAAATAGAACAGATTTTATATCTTCTCTCAATGCATACTCTGCAACCCTTTCAAATAAAAATATGATAAGATGACTTTTATCAAGATTTTCAGTATATTTAAGTTCAAAATATTTATTTGCTAAATATCCGTCAATATTGCTGTCTTTAAAATCTTCATTTAAGCCTTTATAAAAATTATCCACTTCTACATTTTCTTTTAAAACCAATGATAATATAAAATGCCATATATCAACTATCTCTATATTAACATTATCCCAGTTTGGTTCTACTTTTTTCCACCATTTCCAGGGAAGACTTTCTACTGCTTCGGCAGATTCAAGCCATATAGCCCTATAAAAATCTTCCGATTTTCTTATCTCTCTCCAGTTTTCATTTATTCGTTTATTTAATTTATCTTGAAGTTCTAAGCATTCTTGAATTTCTTTTATCATATTACCTCTCAAAAATCTGTTTTATAATTTAAATCCGGAAAAATAGAGTTTTTATGTTCTAACCATTTTATAATATCTATATCAAAATTTGAAGAAGATAACATATTATCAAGGGTCAAAAAATTATGAATATGTTCTTTTGTTCTTTTTGTAGCATATTCCTTAGCTGTTTTTGTCGTTATTAAAAATGCCCAATCACTACTTTGAGCAAGCAATAATTCTCTAAGCATCTGATTTAAAACTCTTATTTTTATGTTATCTGTTTCATCTTTATAAATCTCTTTGAGTTTTAACATTCTATCTGCCATATAATGAAGATGTTTGTATATCCAATCATTTCCTTCATTTAACCAAACTTCAAAATATCCTTTATCTCCCCATGAAGATGGAGATGGTCTAACAATCTGATTTTCTTTATAAATTTCAAGATATTCAGAAGGAGTTATAGGTTTTATCTGTTTAAATTTATCTAATGCTTTAAACAGATGATATAAAAATTCAGGTCCTTCAAACCACCAATGCCCAAAAAGTTCTGCATCATAAGGTGAAACTATCAATGGCTTTCTATCCATAAATTTAGATAAATATTCTATCTGTTTTTCCCTTGAAAAATGAAAATGCAAAGCATGTTCTTCTGCTTTTAGATAGGCATTTTCCGGTATATATG
This genomic stretch from Venenivibrio stagnispumantis harbors:
- a CDS encoding SDH family Clp fold serine proteinase; translation: MESVGFIYQLFWLLFIFMFLFPLIQAQTLQWARERIIKSIEAKNNSRVITLIHRQESRSLFGFFFMRMITIEDSEAVLRAIRLTPSNMPIDFIIHTPGGLALAATQIANALAEHKAKVRVIVPHYAMSGGTLIALAADEIVMDHFAVLGPVDPQLGQEPAASIVKIEQLKEPKDIDDQTLVKIDMSKKALKQMHDTVKHILMKKGFSEEKADFIATELSQGKWTHDYPLTVNYLKELGLNISTDMPEEVYALMDLYPQPSGIPSVQYIPQPYSKEFKR
- a CDS encoding dUTP diphosphatase gives rise to the protein MIKEIQECLELQDKLNKRINENWREIRKSEDFYRAIWLESAEAVESLPWKWWKKVEPNWDNVNIEIVDIWHFILSLVLKENVEVDNFYKGLNEDFKDSNIDGYLANKYFELKYTENLDKSHLIIFLFERVAEYALREDIKSVLFWFGVLVKNSITFEKLFNLYIGKNLLNHLRQELGYKDGSYKKVINGMEDNEYLMKLLEETKDIRLVEEKLRKILKEE